The following are from one region of the Paenibacillus sabinae T27 genome:
- a CDS encoding NAD-dependent epimerase/dehydratase family protein, which translates to MRYIVTGAGGFIGSSLCDQLRREGHEVVRIFRSLPEQTGNSGKAYEDIAADVLTDGFAGLRLGGDAVIHLAAANDIVSRDGREGLKLSLIGTKNVLDFAVNNGIPQMIFFSTIQVLGSELQGMITEESAVLPENDYAANHAVAELYTEMYARKGLLRAVSIRPTNVYGHFSSPTINRWSLVPACFCREAFFNKTITIRSSGRQRRNFVNVESVAKATSAVLANFPSSYDTLNIGSPFHLTILEAAKCVKQIHDEMYPDSVQLLVQGEEPRQENQFEIALRKLEDRYGFKEYLGAEDFRKEIRLIFRSLERSAQ; encoded by the coding sequence ATGAGGTATATCGTAACCGGAGCGGGAGGCTTTATCGGAAGCTCTTTGTGTGACCAGCTTCGCCGGGAAGGCCATGAGGTGGTGCGGATCTTCCGCAGCCTTCCGGAGCAGACCGGCAATTCCGGGAAAGCCTATGAGGATATTGCTGCGGATGTGCTAACGGACGGCTTCGCCGGACTTCGCCTCGGCGGAGATGCCGTGATTCATTTGGCAGCCGCCAACGATATCGTTTCCAGGGATGGCCGGGAAGGCCTAAAGCTCTCTTTGATCGGGACCAAAAATGTGCTCGATTTTGCGGTGAACAACGGAATACCTCAAATGATTTTCTTTTCGACCATACAGGTGCTCGGATCGGAGCTGCAAGGGATGATTACGGAAGAGTCGGCCGTTCTGCCTGAGAACGATTATGCCGCCAATCATGCGGTGGCTGAACTGTATACGGAAATGTACGCAAGAAAGGGACTGCTGCGTGCAGTCAGCATCCGGCCGACGAATGTGTACGGCCACTTTTCCTCTCCGACGATCAACCGCTGGAGTCTGGTTCCGGCCTGCTTTTGCAGGGAAGCGTTCTTTAACAAGACCATTACCATCCGCTCTTCGGGGAGACAAAGAAGAAACTTTGTCAATGTAGAGAGTGTAGCCAAGGCGACAAGCGCCGTACTGGCGAACTTCCCTTCTTCCTATGACACGCTGAATATCGGCTCCCCGTTTCATTTGACTATTCTGGAAGCTGCAAAATGTGTAAAGCAGATTCATGATGAAATGTATCCCGATTCGGTTCAGCTGCTCGTACAAGGGGAGGAGCCGCGGCAGGAGAACCAGTTCGAAATAGCCCTTCGGAAATTGGAGGACCGGTACGGATTCAAAGAATACCTTGGGGCCGAGGATTTCCGCAAGGAGATCCGCCTCATCTTCCGCAGCCTGGAGCGCTCAGCTCAATGA